TACACCAAACTTGACTCTGTACTGGATCAGTGTCCCTGTTGTGATGAACTTATTGTCTTGGGCAACTTTAATCctgtcactggcactgagagagcTGGCTATGAGTTATGTGTTTGTCCCCATGGATCTGGTACCAGGAATGacaacagctctttccttctgaatcttgcaagatccagaaggttgagaattgcaggttcttggtatcagagaccagcGCTGCACCGCTGAACTTGGTATAGCAATGCCAGAGGGGTAGCGAAGGAGATCAaccatatccttgttagtacTCGTTGGAGGATCCTTCAGAACTATAGGGTTTTTCAGACTGCTGAATTCTTTGCAACTGATGACAggcttgttgttgctacactcaAGCTGCATGTCAAGTCAAGAAAGCCTAGAaagatgtgaccacactgtgtttcatcttcaGAAACTGAAAGACTTGATATGTGcccaggagtatgcagtgacagtctCCAATTGGTTTGGAGAGCTCAACACCCTTGAGGATCCAGTAGAGCTATGGTATACCTTCAAATGTGAGATCTTGAAGCTGCAAAGGAATGCATTGAGGAGCACCCAAGGTCATGGAGTGGGTTCACCTCAGTAGAGACgctggacagtattgaggagagacatgctgccagacttgctgggaaccgtgaccagtacagggctctgtcatgtaggactagagctctcctgaggagagacaaggagaggtatgtcagAGGTCTCACTGAGGATGCTGAGTGTCATCtaaatgctaatgacctccaacCTGCCTATCAAGCCCTGAAGAAACTCCGCtccaagtctacatctcaggcGAGGATTATCTGAACAGCAGATGGTCGCCTTGTATTGGAAGTAAATAGGCAGATGGCTCATTGAgctgagtactttgagcagctgttcacgGTGGATCCTCCAAGAGGACAGCTGcaaactgcagggttacagatgctAGATGCTCATTCACCCATTGACAAAACTGTACCCTCCATtgatgtcaaagaggctgtgTCAAAGTTGAGGAGTGGAAAGGTAGCTGGCACCTGCAACATCAGTGTGGGGCTGCTCAAAGCAAGGGGTGAGGCCATGATCTgtgggttgcatgctgtcttcagtgctgtatggcattcaggtaccatttcccctgactggaaaaagggattggtcatccctatctggaaggggaaaggggaccgtcaggactacaacaactaccatggtataacactgctcagcgtACAAGGTgaggtgcttgcccatttgctgttgatgcatatctgcagtcacctgctgacctgaacagtctgggttcacACCCGAtaagtcaacaactgactgGATCCTAGAGCTTTGCTACTGGTGGAGCGCCAATGTGAGTTTCGACAGgggatgcttgcagcctatgtcgatctcaagaaggcgtttgattcagtgcatcaagagacactctgggatcttctgCATCTCCATGGAATTCCTGGAAGAATTATTGGTCTATTTACTGGCCTCTACTCCgggactgtgagtgctgtgaagtgtggagggggcatgtccagcttcttccctgtgaatacaggagtgaggcagggatgtgtgcttgctccatcactttttgAACATTTGCATGGACTGGATACTAGGCAAAATTGTAGACTAAAGCCATTGTGAAGCATCTGAGATTACAGGTCTTGTTTTTGtcgatgatgcagtaatctttgctgagtcactggaggttctggtaatggttctagaggcactGCACTAGGAGGCGAAGCACctgggactccaggtttcctggcccAAAACCAAGGTTCACCCAGCAAACACTGAATTAGCAGTCCAGTAACAGCAGAAGAATGGTATAACAGATTCTGGCATTTAGTAAACGGATTGATTAATCTTCAAAATTGGATTCCTACATTACGTTTTTTACTGGATAGCCATTATCAGGAAGTTAGTCATTTTTATTATAACGGGCTGGCAAATAACAACCCATACCTGGCATGCAGTAAGAATACCAAAAAAGATCCAAATTGCAGCAATATTCTTCATTTATGTCCCCATATTTACTGCAATCTAAATCATGTTCAACTGCTTTAAAAAGGACAATGAATTGAATTTTTTCAACCAAAAAAATTCAAATATGCAGTGCAGCGTGCCCATACAGGTGCGTGATTCAGTGTATACAATATatacttcataattttttattctttcttatgtagaaaaaaaaaagcttaatgtAATAGAACTGTAATTAGATTGTTTAATAAAAATATTGATTGTCTGTGTAACTTATTGTGTATTGCATTATAATTTCACTTCACGACCATTTAACTGACGTCACCGATACTAGACAAGATGCTCGTATCGCCAGTTCCACGCCAGTTCACTGCTAGACTCCCCACGGTCCGCTCGCTCTTCTCTCTGCTCTTCACTCGACTTGGTTTTCTCTTACCAGTCTTTTCAAGTTGTCCTGAGTTATATCAGACCAGGACAAGGGCCAAGGAACCCTGCAgcgttctttctcctcttcctccgaagGGAAGCGTCGTGAGAAGGACCCCCTGGACTGTACAGCCAAGCAGAAGAAAGCTTCCGAGGAAGGTAGCAGTTCCCTGACCCTGGCCACCTGCGATTCTCGGTCATCTTCTCTCCCCCCAGTGGCTGGCCTGAGTGATGTAAACATGCCAGCCGCATCTCTACCACAATACGCCGAGTTGGGCCGTCTGTCTTCTTTGATGAGTGGCTTCATCGAGAAACTAGACAAATCAGCAGGTCCTCAGGTGTCACTGGGACACAATGCCAACTTTAGTGGGTTCCATGACGTCTCCTCGTTGGAGGATGAGGCCATTACAGCTCCTGAGTGCCCATCTCAGGAGTCCGTGTCTGACCCGCTGGATGATCTGGACACGTTCACTGCTTATCAACCTCAAGATGATCCTGTTGCTGATATGGCCTTCCAAAAAGTTCTTGAGGAGTTCACAGGCCACTTCCATGGTGAGGAGGAGTTGGGTGACCCTTTGTCTGAGCACCTGGCCTCCATCCTCAACCTGAGTCTGAGATGCTGGTCCTCTTCTGACAGTGTTAAACAGACGTGTGACAGGATCAAGCTCCCTAACGATGCGCCAAACTTAGAGGTGCTAATAACCAACTCTGCTATCACCAAAGCTATGAGTATTGGGGGGAAGTTAGTGGACACCCGGCTTTCCCTCACTAATGGCCTGCTTGTGAAAGCTTTAGTCCCTATTGCCCATTGCATTAGCGACATTGGTAATAGAAATGTTCAACCCATTACCTGCTACCTTGAAGGCCTTAATAACAGCTTCAGACTCCTTGATTCTGCTGTCAACTACATTAATCAGCTGAGGAAAGAGGTGGCACGGATCCATGTAAATGACTCTGCTCTTGAAGAGCTCTGCAAATGGGAGCATGAAGTGGGCCAGGATGACTTGTTCCCTTTTGACGTCATCAAGAAATGTGAGGAAATGGACAAGTCTAGGAAACTTGGGAGCCCCACCTTCCGTCCTCACAAGGGTCCTGGCAAACAGTTTGCCCCGCCTCGGCAGACAAGTAGACACTCTTTCCGGCCTTCCTACCCACAACAGGCACGCCCATGGTCCCAGATGAGGGTTTTTTAGGCCAGAGACCTCCCCAGGGGAAGGGGAGGCCTGTGCACAGAACAGAACTCCCCAGTGAGCTCACTTTTGGTAAGCCCTCTTGTACCTACTTTGGTTAATACTCCTGCAAATTTCCGTGGGGGTAAGATTTTTAATGCTAGGTTACAGTGGCACCTTTTGTCTTCTGATAAATGGATTCATGACATGGTTCATAGGAAACTTATAGTTTTTGTGAATGTTCCCATACAGAGTAAACCTCCAGGTCCCCTACATTTGTCTACTGCAAACAGTGTTGCCCTGAACACTGCATGGTCAAATTTATTGAACAAAGTATAGTAGAATTATGTCCACCAGGGGATCAGGTTTCATTCCTAATGTGTTCCCTACTCTCGAGAAGGATGGTACTGCCAGAGTCATACTGAATCTATAAGAACTTAATGATCATGTTGAACACAATCACTTTAAactggactctctctttttattgctGACTCCACTGAGACTCTGAGGATTCATGTGACTTATGCCCTGCATCTTCTTGACTCCTTAGGGCTCACTGTGAATCTTCATAAATCAGTCCTAACACCCACCCAAGAGATAGAATTCCTTTGGGTGATTTCGAACTCTGTAGACATGACTTCCACCTTGACATCCCATAAGAAAGAACACATAAAGGCACACGGTTTGCTTCTTCTGAACAGAGATGTTTCCTTACTTGCACTCTCCTCTTTCATAGCTTCTGACCCTGCTGTAGAGTTGGCCCCATTCAGATATAAACATTTAGAAATAGTGTGCAACAGGGAGCTCGCTAACCACTATGGCAATTATAGCTCACCTGTTCTTTTGAACTGTCATGCCCGGGAGTTGGTTGCCTGGTGGGTTGATAACATAGGTTCTCTAGTAAAGTCACTATGATCCTGCCCCTACCAACTTGAAATGTTTTGTGATGCTTCCCTGACTGGTTGGGGTGCTGTGGTCGGGGATGCCAAGACTAGGGGTCACTGGGCTCAAGACGAACTGGACCACATCAATTGTCTGGAATTGAAGGCAATCCTCTTGGATTTACAGTCCCTTTGCAAGGATAGCAGGGACACTCACATCCGCAACCGCTCTGATAATACCACCGCAATTGCCTGTTTAGATCGTTGTGATAGTATCAAGCTTAGTCTTAACACAATAGTCAAACAGATTTTTGCCTGGGCCGAGTTGAGGAGCATTATCCTGTCAATACAACATATACAGGGATTACATAATTCAGAGGCAGACAAGGAATCTCGTATAAAAAACTTAGATGCTGAGTGTATGTTGCAGCCCCTTATTTTTCATAGCTTACATCAGCTTTATCCCATGCCTGAGGTTGATCTCTTTGCCATCCGAATTAACATTCAGTTATATGATTGTTTCATGGAAGCCAGACCCATGTGCTATACATACTAATACTTTCACATTGACAATTGTTGCCTCGGAAATGGAGAAGCCAAGGCCGTTTCAATCTGTTTGGAACTATAGCTTGTTTGCACATGCATATACTGGCTACTTCCTCAAATCTATGCTCTGAAGGACTAACATGGAACTGGCGATACGCGCATCTCGTATACTGCCTCAGTGATGCAGTTAAATGTTCATGAAATCAATATCAAACTTCGCACTTGGTAAGTATTCGTTTAATCTACAATTCTGAAATATTATTCAGCCTTAGAATAATTACTGGAACATGTTTACAAGTAGTCTCCAGTGTTGTCTGACCTGTGGAGTCCAGCAGTCACCTTTCCTTCTGCTACGTACTCTGTTCTGTAAGCTTTTCCTTATCATACATCATTATTTATGTATCACACATTATTGTGCGTGAACATACTATCATGTTAACCTGTCACTCTAGCTCTCCACTGaactgtgtgtttatgtgttagGTATACAGATAGTAGTAGCCCTTAGTGGTTTTCTTTGTCCCATGGATTGCCAACCCAGGAAAAATGCTGTAGGACCATGTAACATAGTTTATATGTTGTTAGCTTGTTCTTGCTAGATAATGTCATCAGCATGGACAATTTagaggaaagcaaaaagaaaatttaaggaaTTAACGCAAGCTGAAAAAGAATCTGTAGAACCACCTTCAAGCACAACTATTGCTAGGGGAAATTATTTTGATGTTGAGAGAACTAGTCATACTAGCAGGGAAACAAGACCTTGTGTTAGTAGTTCTAGTGATGCTTCTGTCCTTAGTAGTGAAGAGACAGTCAACAGTCCTAGACACTGCATTAGAGAATGGGCATTGAAGAATGATATTCCTCATTCTGCTCTCAGAGACCTGCTTGGTATAATCAATCGCTGTTATGATTCAAGTATTCCCTGAGATCCTCACACTCTGTAAAACATCAATGAACAAGTCTGATCAAATTAAACATATTTGTGGGGGAACATACTTCCATTTTAGTGTCATTGATGCTCTAAAAGAATATCTAGATTccttaaatgaaaatgaaagatttGCTAATGATTCTGTTTACTTCAAAATTAATTGTGATGGAATCCCATTATTGAAAAGTTCTTCaaaacagttttggccaatacTTATTCAGTTTTTCCCAGCAAGAAATATGCAGGCTGCATCAAAACCATATCCCATCAGCATTTTTTGGGTAACACCAAATCTAACGATGTGACAGCTTATCTTGAGGACTTCTTAACAGAAATTATCTTCTTAAAAGATGGTTAGGAATACAGAAGTTTGAGCTATTCAGTTATTATTCACTCCTTTGTATGTGATGCTCCTGCACATCAATTCCTAAAATGCACTGTCCCTCATTCAGGATACATTGGTTGTCAAAGATGTGTTCAAATTGGAAACTATGAAGGAGCAATGCTCCAAAAAGGCCAGATGCAGACTTTGCTTCCATGAACGATCCTGATCAACATAAAGGCACAAGTCCACTTATGTCTATTAACAATGGTCTGGTTACACAGTTTGTTTTGGATCCTATGCATCTTATTTACCTTGGTGTAATGAAGAAATTGCTAAATATTTTTTAAGAGGACCTCTTCTTACAAGAATTGggtcaaataacaaaaaatacatatcaCATAGACTTGAGCAACTTTCACCTTACATGCCCATGAAGTTCTCACAGAAACCAAGATCACTTAAAGATATTGACAGATTCAGAGCTACTGAAATGAGATAATTTCTGTCATATACAGGACCAATTAGTGTGCTAGGGGTTATCGATGATAATATGTACAAAaattttcttttactccatGTAGGTATTTTTTTGCTGTCACTCCCTAATGCATTGTTGAATTGGCAAGGATACTGAAGTCTTTTGTACAGCATTTTGAACAGTTGCATGGATCCAGGCATGTAGTTTATAATGTGCATAATCTTATACACTTACCAGATAACGTGGCCAAATACGGAAAACTTGATCAGTTTTCTGCATTTCCCTTTGAGAACTATTTAGGATTATTAAAAAAGATGCTTAGAAAACCTAACTGTGAACTTGGCCAAGTTGTAAATAGAatacttaagaaaaaaagactaaggaTGCCAGAACCAGGAAAAATGTTTCCATCACTACAAATGGAGCATAACAATGGCCCCTTGATGGATGATAGGGACCCTTCTCAATTTATTCAGTTTAACGTTCTTGCTTTAACCCCTAACGTGTGACCAACCTACATATCGGCGGGTGAAATTTGAAACTGTAATGCCGATCAGCCTACATATAGCAAGGGCTGTAAAAAACTGGCAGTAAGAGGTAGTGAGCTGGCGTTAGCACCATTGGAAAGTGCGTTTTCTGTAGGTCAGGACTGACTATTGTATTGCTGGCTTGTGCTGTGTACTAGCAGTCCATCCCCCTCCATCCCCATGTGATTCACAGAGGGTCTGGTCaaccctgtccctccctcatccctccctcttcccaccTCCTCTGCGCTTCCTAggccctcccttcctttgtgtgCGTCACTGGAGGGTTGTCTGGGCATTGTGTTAACCTCTGGCACGCATATATATACGcgtacaaatacacacaaaacttAGTGCGCACCAGAAATGAGCCacaaatttagttttttttttttttttttttttttggttgtagGAGGTGATAACTGTCTGATGCAGACATACACGTGGTGGCATGATGTTTCCTGTGTTACACCACTCATTCTAGAGTAGTGCAATGCACAGGGGCATGTATACGCATTCaatatgtacctttttttttgttatacatGTATCTGAGTATAATCAGAGGTCAGAGGAGGTTGTAGAGCAGCTGCAGGTTATGTACCCTTGTTGACAGCTTataataaaaacatataaatatacataaaaatatacaaaactacaTCCAAATCATCAATCTCTCATTGCTTTTACGCAAAACTTGCATTTGACAggtgaaattgtaagattaaacgagtacttaccaagtatgaagtttgatcgtaatttcacgaacTGAGGTATTAAACGAGATGTCCGCCACGTCAACAATCGCCAGTCTTTTTAGAGAGGTTTGAGGAAGCAGCCAATTACCCCCACCAAATTTTAATTAATGTAAATTCCATGAAATATGAAGCTCCAAGAGAGGgtagggaaaaaaggggagggCGTTTAATACCTCAGTGACGCagttaaatgttcgtgaaattacgatcaaacttcatacttggtaagtactcgtttaatcttacaatttcacgTCACAATATTTAACTGACGTCACCGAGGCATTCAACGAGAGCTTTAGAGTGATTCCTCAAACCTTCAGGCAGTGGTAGTAACACATATTCAACAAAGAACAATAGGTaggtggaaaaaggaaaggttcAATTTTCTAACATATACACTCTATTTTTCCCCATAACATCCAACACCAAAAAACTCTTAAGTTTTGAAACAAGATTTAATTATTTAACACGGAAGCATCAACATGGAAACATGGAAATTATTAACATGGAAAACTTTAACATAGAAACAGTAACAcagaaaaaacatcaacagatgaaaaaaaataaaataaaataaaataaaaaataaataaataaataaataaataagttaacaATCTCTGGAGAGCACTGCCTCCGCAAATTGTGTAGATACCCCTAAGGGTTTCCTATAATATTTTGCAAAGGTCGAGTCGCTGGACCAACCCACTGTGGAGACAACAGTGGAGAGCGGCAATGTGACAGCAGCCTTACTGGATGTGGCCGATCTggtagaatgaggagaaaagatgtTAAGGTCAAGACCGGCAGCACGCATAAGATCTTTGGTCCATCGCCGTAGGGTATCGCGTGAGGCAGCAGCAAAAGGGGTTCTGGTGGTTATAAAGAACTTTGTAATATTTCCCCTAGTAACCGATGTACGGTCAAGATAACAAAGTATCGTAGTGTAAACACATAACAACTTATTAGGTCCATAAGCATCAAAGGCTACTTCAGATAAATGATCACCTGGTCTTGAGGTCTTGAGAAGGTCGCCTATTATAAAAGAGACCCTGGAAGGATGAATTGACATATTTCTGATATCAAAGACATGTAAAGCCTGACCACGTTGGCCCGAtaccaacaacatcaacatagTCAACTTCCTGGACAACTGAATTACTGACAAATCATCATTGGGCCCTAAATTCTCAATGTGGGTCAAAACCAAAGCAGGATCCCAGGTGATGCGGGAGCGTGAAAGAGATGGGCGTAACTGAAAAACTGCCCTCATGAACCGACAGACCAAGGGATGCCTACCTGCAGGAACGCCATCAATGGAAGCTATAGCTGAGATGGACGAGCGAATAGTATTCATGGAGCTATAGCCCGTCCCACCCTCTATTGAATTCATTCAAGAGGTAATCTAGAAAAAAACCTACAGGTGGGTGAAACGGATCAGTTTCCCTACGGAGACAAAAACGCACCCATCTTTCAATATACGCCCCATATTGTAATTTTGTGCTTTGTCTCCACGAGTGAAGCAAAAACTGGGTAACGTCTCGTGAAAGGCCTTTGTTTTGAAAGGATCGCCTGATAATATCATTGCAGCTAGAACCAACTTGCGAGCTTGTGGATGAGTACGAACCGGGTCCTGTGGCAGCAGTAGAGGGTTGGCAGGAAGGAGCAAAGGCGAGGCTGCCAGTAACTGAAGGGCCTTGGGGAACCACACCTGGGTTGGCCATAGAGGTAGAATAGTCAGAATTGTCGCCCTGTCTTCCTGAATCTTGTGCAGGACCCTGCCAATTATGCTGAAGGGCGGAAAAGCATATGAATTGGTATTGCTCCAGTTAATGGTAAAGGCATTAATGTAGGTGGCATAAGGATCAGGCTTCCAGGATACATATGAGGCTACCTGAGCATTAATACGAGGCAAATAAATCCAAATCCGAGTATAAAAATTCTACATAAAGTCCTGAATAAATTAGGTGCCAGCATCCATTCAGTATCTATGTTTTTAATCCTGGACTCCTTATCTGCCAGTACATTGTGAGCACCCTCAACATGTTCAGCTGATAAAGTAATATTTTTGGATTGTGCCCACATAAAAATTCTCTCCGTAATTTTATTGAGGTTAGGCTTTGTACTACCACACCTATTGATACAAGCAACAGCTGAAGTATTATCTGATCGCACTCTGATGTGTGTATGCCCACAATCATCGCAAAGAGATTTTAAACCCAAGAGAACAGCTTTCATCTCTAAATAATTAATGTGTGTAAGTTCTTCCTGAGCCCAATGACCCCCAGTCTTGGAAAGTCCAAACACAGCTCCCCAACCAGTCAAGGAAGCATCAGTATATAACTCTAACTGAGGGGGTTTAGGGCGCAGGGAGTTGTACTGAGAATCAATGTTATGAACCCACCAATGGATAAGTTTTTTAGCATGACAATCAAGGAGGACAGGACCAGTGTAATCTCCATGGTTATGAACTAGTTCCTCATTACGAAATATCTCTAGGTATTTATACCTGAGAGGGGCCAAGTGCACAGCACGGGTAGAGGCCACCGCCAAGCCAATGAAAGATGCAAGGTCACGTAATGTAATGTCATGCTTTAGCAAAAATTCGCCCTGCTGTTTTATTTGATCTCTCCTTCGAGTGGGGAGAGTAGCGGTCATAGAGACAGAGTTCAACACTATCCCAAGGAATTCTATCTCCTGAGTTGGGGTCAAGACAGACTTACGCAGATTAATAGTAAGTCCCAAGGAATCTAATAGATGCAAAGCATAGCAAACAGTCTTCCGCAATTCGACTGCAGAAGAGGCAATAAAAATGCAGTCATCAATGTAACAGGAAACTGCAATCCCTAATTTTCTGAGGTGAGACAAAACTGGTTTTAGTAATTTTGTGAAAATTCTAGGGGCAGAGGTTAGACCCTGAGGAAGACATGTAAACTGGAAAGGCTGACCATTCCACATGAATCTGAGCCATCTCCTATCACATGGTGTCACTGGTACAGAGAAATAGGCATCTTTAAAGTCTATAGTCACAAAGAAGCATTGTGGATGGACTAAATTAATTACATCAAAATAGACTCCATTTTAAAGTGGACATGGGTGATATGTTCATTTAAAACACTGAGGTTCAGAATAACTCTGGCAGTACCGTCAGCCTTGATGACAGGAAACACATTTGAAAAGAAGCCTTGATGGTTAGTGTCGAGACATTTTTCTACAA
The window above is part of the Portunus trituberculatus isolate SZX2019 chromosome 38, ASM1759143v1, whole genome shotgun sequence genome. Proteins encoded here:
- the LOC123514963 gene encoding uncharacterized protein LOC123514963 isoform X4: MIMPIRRPLWLWSDPEPSVTSRSRSKRVVVTAPASFSRISLQSCCYKDVTQEQSCNIKIKIKHNWQGPAQDSGRQGDNSDYSTSMANPGVVPQGPSVTGSLAFAPSCQPSTAATGPDRPHPVRLLSHCRSPLLSPQWVGPATRPLQNIIGNP
- the LOC123514963 gene encoding uncharacterized protein LOC123514963 isoform X2; this translates as MIMPIRRPLWLWSDPEPSVTSRSRSKRVVVTAPASFSRISLQSCCYKDVTQEQSCNIKIKIKHNWQGPAQDSGRQGDNSDYSTSMANPGVVPQGPSVTGSLAFAPSCQPSTAATGPEPLLLLPHAIPYGDGPKILCVLPVLTLTSFLLILPDRPHPVRLLSHCRSPLLSPQWVGPATRPLQNIIGNP